Below is a genomic region from Vulgatibacter sp..
CTGCCCCTTCGGCCGCATCGCCGAAGGTCCGATCGATTCGTCGCGGAAGCGATTGCCCTGCGAGAGCGCGCCTGCGTGCATGAGCTGCAGGACGATGCGCCCGCCTGCCCCATGGACGCGCTCGACCACCCGGCGCCATGCAGCCGCCTGCGGAGCATCGGTGAGGCCCGGTTGGTGGAGGTAGCCCTGGGCGTGGGCGCGGTCGGTATAGCAGCCCTCGGTGATCACCAGGCCGAAGCCGCCGGCGGCGAAGCCCGCGTAGTAGGCCGCCATCTGCTCGGTGGCGAGGCCTTCTGCGGTGGCGCTCACCCGGGTCATCGGCGCGACGACGAGGCGGTTGGGAAGGCGCAGCCTCCCCAGCCGGCCCGGCTCGAAGAGCGAGGTGGCTGCCCTCATCGCCCCGCCCCGCCGCGCAGGATGGCGATCGCCTCGATCTCGATCATCGCCTCGGGGGTGTAGAGCCCCTTCACCTCGACGATGCTGTCTGCAGGCCAGGGCTCGGTGAAGTAGCGGCGCCGCAGCTCGACCACCTGCGGGAAGTGCCCCATGTCGGTGACGAAGATGGTGACCTTGACCACGTCCCCGAGCGAGGCTCCCGCGGCGACGAGCGCCCGCCGTAGGTTGGAGAAGGC
It encodes:
- a CDS encoding RidA family protein → MSIEKIVTQPDPYAPYLLSQAIRAGETIYVSGQAGYDEEGRIVPGGFAAQGEQAFSNLRRALVAAGASLGDVVKVTIFVTDMGHFPQVVELRRRYFTEPWPADSIVEVKGLYTPEAMIEIEAIAILRGGAGR